In the genome of Mucilaginibacter defluvii, one region contains:
- a CDS encoding Lrp/AsnC family transcriptional regulator — translation MAAELDKIDLQILKILQENGRITNLQLSNEIGLSPAPTLERVRKLENSHYIKSYHALVDEEKLGLGIKTFIQVSLDFHKSNTIQVFLEEIKNIKEVTECHHVTGQCDFLLKVYVRDIKSYEQLIMEKISRIGVVKTFHTMMIMSTNKKEPIIPLEY, via the coding sequence ATGGCCGCCGAATTAGATAAAATAGATCTGCAAATTTTAAAGATATTACAAGAGAACGGAAGGATCACTAACCTTCAGCTCTCTAACGAGATAGGGCTTTCACCGGCGCCTACGCTGGAGCGTGTGCGTAAGCTGGAGAACTCGCACTACATCAAAAGCTATCACGCGCTGGTTGATGAGGAAAAGCTTGGCCTGGGCATAAAAACCTTTATACAGGTATCGCTCGATTTTCATAAAAGCAATACCATCCAGGTGTTTTTAGAGGAAATTAAGAACATTAAGGAGGTGACCGAGTGCCATCACGTAACCGGCCAGTGCGACTTTTTACTGAAGGTTTACGTGCGCGACATAAAATCGTACGAGCAATTGATCATGGAAAAAATAAGCCGCATTGGCGTGGTAAAAACATTCCATACCATGATGATCATGTCAACCAATAAAAAGGAACCAATCATTCCTTTAGAATATTGA
- a CDS encoding copper homeostasis protein CutC, producing MVSLEVCANSVISAVAAQEGGATRVELCDNLSDGGTTPSAGQILLARKLLHIKIYVLIRPRGGDFLYNDVEFEIMKADIRHCIEAGCDGVVIGMLTPEGHVDKPRCKELVEIAKQWGLGVTFHRAIDMAADIHQALEDIIEIGCERVLTSGGKTTAIEGASVIASLVQQSAGRISIMPGCGVDENNVNDIVRFTGAKEVHSTAKTRVSSHMLYRNDHILMGGADVDEYSVIVTNADRVKAILSAANNL from the coding sequence ATGGTATCACTTGAGGTTTGTGCCAACTCCGTAATATCGGCAGTGGCGGCACAGGAAGGCGGCGCAACGCGTGTTGAACTGTGCGATAATTTGAGCGACGGCGGCACTACGCCATCAGCGGGGCAAATATTACTTGCCCGCAAACTGCTCCATATTAAAATTTACGTTTTGATACGGCCGCGGGGCGGTGATTTTCTTTACAATGATGTAGAGTTTGAGATTATGAAAGCCGACATACGGCATTGCATTGAAGCCGGATGCGATGGCGTTGTAATAGGCATGCTCACCCCCGAAGGGCATGTAGACAAGCCGCGCTGTAAAGAACTGGTGGAGATTGCCAAACAATGGGGCCTTGGCGTAACTTTCCATCGCGCTATTGATATGGCGGCCGATATTCACCAGGCTTTGGAAGATATTATTGAGATAGGCTGCGAACGTGTGCTTACCTCGGGCGGCAAAACCACCGCCATTGAGGGCGCGAGCGTTATAGCCAGCCTGGTGCAGCAATCGGCAGGGCGTATAAGCATCATGCCGGGTTGCGGTGTCGACGAAAATAACGTGAATGATATTGTGCGCTTTACCGGCGCTAAAGAAGTGCACTCCACCGCCAAAACACGAGTTAGCAGCCACATGCTTTACCGCAACGACCATATTTTGATGGGCGGTGCCGACGTGGATGAGTATAGTGTGATTGTTACTAATGCCGACCGGGTGAAAGCAATTCTTAGTGCTGCAAATAATCTTTAG
- a CDS encoding N(4)-(beta-N-acetylglucosaminyl)-L-asparaginase, producing MLSRRNFIKISSASAACATISTSFAKPLSLAAPKLPVVISTWDFGIAANKEAWTILGKGGRALDAVEAGVKIPEADLNNHTVGRAGYPDRDGHVTLDACIMDEKGNCGSVAAMEYIAHPIEVARMVMEKTPHVMLVGEGATQFAVEQGLKREKLLTPESEKEWKKWLETKQYKPIMNIENSQKPGNQYNHDTIGMLAIDAKGNISGACTTSGMAFKMHGRVGDSPIIGAGLYVDNEVGGATSTGVGEEVIRNVGSFLVVELMRQGYSPEAACKEAVMRIVKKKPDTAKEIQVGFLAINKKGEYGAFALQDGFSYAVCDSEKQDRLIKGKFYYKSNK from the coding sequence ATGTTATCGCGTCGAAATTTTATTAAAATATCATCTGCAAGCGCTGCTTGCGCCACAATATCAACCAGTTTTGCCAAACCATTAAGCCTTGCTGCACCTAAATTGCCGGTAGTAATATCTACCTGGGATTTTGGCATTGCCGCCAACAAAGAGGCCTGGACCATTTTAGGCAAAGGCGGCCGCGCGCTCGACGCGGTTGAAGCGGGCGTTAAAATACCGGAAGCCGACTTAAATAACCATACCGTAGGCCGCGCCGGTTACCCCGACCGTGACGGCCACGTAACCCTTGATGCCTGCATCATGGACGAAAAGGGCAATTGCGGCTCGGTTGCGGCAATGGAATATATAGCGCACCCTATAGAGGTGGCCCGCATGGTGATGGAAAAAACGCCGCACGTAATGCTGGTTGGTGAGGGTGCTACCCAATTCGCCGTTGAGCAGGGCCTTAAACGGGAAAAATTGCTCACACCGGAATCAGAAAAGGAATGGAAAAAATGGCTTGAAACCAAACAGTACAAGCCGATAATGAATATTGAGAACAGCCAAAAACCGGGTAACCAGTATAACCACGATACCATCGGCATGCTGGCTATTGATGCCAAAGGCAATATATCCGGTGCGTGTACCACCAGCGGCATGGCCTTTAAAATGCACGGCCGCGTAGGCGATAGTCCTATTATCGGCGCCGGATTGTATGTTGATAACGAGGTGGGCGGCGCTACCTCAACCGGCGTTGGCGAGGAAGTGATCCGCAACGTGGGCAGCTTTTTGGTGGTAGAGCTGATGCGCCAGGGTTACTCGCCCGAGGCCGCTTGCAAGGAGGCCGTTATGCGCATCGTAAAAAAGAAACCCGATACCGCCAAAGAGATACAGGTTGGCTTTTTGGCCATCAACAAAAAAGGCGAGTACGGCGCTTTTGCCCTGCAGGACGGTTTCAGCTATGCCGTTTGCGACAGCGAGAAACAAGACCGCTTGATAAAAGGTAAGTTTTACTATAAAAGCAACAAATAA
- a CDS encoding YafY family protein, with the protein MAFLFNFVAMNRIDRISAILIQLQSRRVVKAADIAERFGISLRTVYRDVKTLEEAGVPLMGEAGVGYSIMDGYRLPPVMFTREEATAFLTAEKFIEKLTDSSTTSYHRSAMDKIRAILRTAEKNTLEDLDGSIAVIQSRSQQQADNQDHIQTILNAITQKRVMQLDYFAYHTQQQTSRMVEPVGIYYLDSFWHLIAYCRMRKDYRDFRLDRIKGISITDDVFSGQHPALKDYIAQTAREHKLETVIMRIQKNVYQYLTSQKYYNGFVSERLDGDEWEMTFLTISIEGFARWFMMYGDMASIITPDALKDRIQEIAQAIVKK; encoded by the coding sequence ATGGCTTTTTTGTTTAATTTCGTCGCGATGAACCGTATAGACCGTATATCAGCCATATTGATCCAGCTACAATCGCGCAGGGTGGTTAAGGCTGCCGATATTGCCGAGCGGTTTGGCATCAGCCTGCGTACGGTTTACCGCGATGTTAAAACCCTTGAAGAGGCCGGTGTACCGCTGATGGGCGAGGCTGGGGTAGGGTACTCCATAATGGACGGCTACCGTTTGCCGCCGGTAATGTTTACCCGCGAGGAAGCAACGGCTTTTTTAACCGCTGAAAAATTTATTGAAAAGCTAACCGATAGCTCTACTACCAGCTACCATCGCTCCGCAATGGATAAGATACGCGCCATTCTGCGTACCGCCGAAAAAAATACGTTGGAGGATCTGGATGGCAGCATTGCTGTAATTCAGAGTCGAAGCCAGCAGCAGGCAGATAACCAGGATCACATCCAGACCATACTTAATGCTATAACGCAAAAGCGCGTAATGCAACTTGATTATTTTGCTTACCACACCCAGCAGCAAACCAGCCGTATGGTTGAGCCGGTGGGCATTTACTACCTGGACAGCTTTTGGCATCTGATAGCGTATTGCCGTATGCGCAAAGATTATCGCGATTTCCGGCTCGACCGCATCAAGGGCATCAGCATAACTGATGATGTTTTTTCGGGCCAGCATCCCGCATTGAAAGATTACATCGCCCAAACAGCCCGTGAGCATAAGCTTGAAACGGTGATCATGCGTATACAAAAGAATGTATATCAATATCTTACCAGCCAGAAATATTACAACGGCTTTGTATCAGAAAGGTTAGATGGCGATGAATGGGAGATGACCTTTTTAACCATTTCTATTGAAGGTTTTGCCCGTTGGTTTATGATGTATGGGGATATGGCCAGCATTATAACGCCTGATGCGTTAAAGGACCGTATTCAGGAGATTGCACAAGCCATCGTTAAAAAATAA
- a CDS encoding SRPBCC family protein: MTDITLTTTVDFTSSKEKVWQGLTDPALIRQYFFGTQLITDWTIGSPIIWTGEWDGVVYKDKGTVLEVIPGELAKYTYWSSMSGTEDVPENYQIVSYRLSDNNGGTRLTITQENIADEEKKQHSEHNWQALMAELKKLIE; the protein is encoded by the coding sequence ATGACAGACATCACTTTAACCACCACTGTTGACTTTACTTCATCCAAAGAAAAAGTTTGGCAAGGGCTCACTGACCCCGCTTTAATTAGACAATACTTTTTTGGCACACAACTTATTACCGACTGGACCATTGGCAGCCCTATCATTTGGACGGGAGAATGGGATGGTGTTGTTTATAAGGATAAAGGCACCGTGCTGGAAGTTATCCCCGGAGAATTAGCTAAATACACTTACTGGAGCAGTATGTCGGGAACGGAAGATGTGCCCGAAAATTATCAGATTGTAAGCTATCGCCTTAGCGACAACAATGGTGGTACCCGGCTAACCATTACGCAGGAAAACATTGCCGACGAAGAAAAGAAGCAACATTCCGAACATAACTGGCAAGCCCTGATGGCCGAGCTTAAAAAACTGATCGAGTAA